In Centropristis striata isolate RG_2023a ecotype Rhode Island chromosome 5, C.striata_1.0, whole genome shotgun sequence, a single genomic region encodes these proteins:
- the LOC131972297 gene encoding plakophilin-1 produces the protein MTMAPEPLRSATSIKPADDTSLMVPSDNKLRTGQQRVLDQVLTIKRSKSKQGKNGQISPSPTSLSPQNLTTYDFVGFKFSPLKTNAYSRTSSAQSSSYSKGINTQRSQTLKAGTIGGRHISSSGVWEQQINNTTWPRGPNEGLKSARSDPALAHSISVFSAPPPAMRAKGQVQSQQSLQTRINRQSTYSMTNGTVMTSSQPGFGRPPSAVSQTDGRMGTIKTSKIEQQSVNSMANMSNMPDITLKEAIEFLSHPEENYQQCGATFIQHTTFKEENAKQEVFQQGGIPALVTLLRSPNTGVSQAAAGALRNLVFKDQDNKLQVQHCGGIAKALQLLKETDSTETQKQITGLLWNLSSADELKSELIATALPALTENVVVPFTCWSETSTNNNIHPDVFYSATGCLRNLSCAQQKERQAMRDCRGLIDSLMSYVQSCVAEENPDDKSVENCACILHNLTFQLEKESPECFSKFLPKTNGKPGGKKSPTTGCFSPKSSKAQKEFSFDALRAMPDESTPSGVKWLSHPKAMQTYLSLLGSSQKDSTLEACCGALQNLTASQELGSSVMSQLLVQKLGAMMHMPSLLKSSNKNLQKTAMSLLGNMSRTSSLQSSMAKQILPELSGLLSSGPSKLGNSDDTIATACSTARSLLMADPDFSKKFINNELMSAMADLSENRSFPKGSKAASLLLYNVWNDKTFQGVVKKLGMGKSLFVNDNTTAAHKSVQVIE, from the exons ATGACGATGGCCCCGGAGCCGCTACGTTCAGCGACGTCTATCAAGCCAGCGGACGACACGTCCCTCATGGTGCCCTCCGACAACAAGCTGCGCACGGGACAGCAGCGCGTGCTGGATCAGGTGTTGACCATCAAAAGGAGCAAGTCCAAACAGGGGAAGAACGGCCAAATTTCGCCTTCGCCAACAA GCTTGTCTCCGCAGAATTTGACCACATATGACTTTGTAGGCTTCAAGTTTTCTCCACTCAAAACAAACGCCTACAGCCGCACCAGCTCCGCTCAGTCGTCCAGCTACAGCAAAGGG ATAAACACTCAACGGAGTCAAACTCTAAAGGCTGGAACCATTGGAGGAAGACATATCAGCTCCTCAGGCGTATGGGAGCAGCAAATCAACAATACCACCTGGCCTCGGGGTCCCAATGAGGGGCTGAAATCCGCTCGCAGTGACCCTGCCTTGGCTCAttccatttctgttttttctgcacCTCCACCCGCTATG AGAGCCAAAGGGCAGGTCCAGAGCCAGCAGAGCCTCCAGACTCGAATAAATAGACAAAGCACCTATTCTATGACCAATGGCACGGTGATGACCTCCAGCCAGCCAGGTTTCGGCCGGCCCCCCTCTGCCGTGTCTCAGACTGACGGCAGGATGGGCACCATCAAAACGTCCAAGATAGAGCAGCAGTC GGTGAACAGCATGGCGAACATGTCAAACATGCCGGACATAACCCTGAAGGAGGCCATAGAGTTCCTGTCTCACCCTGAAGAGAATTACCAGCAGTGTGGAGCTACCTTCATCCAACACACCACCTTCAAAGAGGAGAACGCCAAACAGGAG GTTTTCCAACAAGGCGGAATCCCCGCTCTGGTAACCTTGCTGCGGAGCCCCAACACCGGGGTGAGCCAGGCTGCTGCAGGGGCTCTGAGGAACCTGGTGTTCAAAGACCAGGACAACAAGCTGCAGGTTCAACATTGTGGCGGTATAGCTAAGGCCCTGCAGCTACTAAAAGAGACCGATTCTACTGAGACCCAGAAACAAATCACTG GCCTGCTATGGAACCTGTCCTCCGCCGATGAGCTGAAGTCAGAGCTTATCGCTACAGCGCTGCCCGCCCTGACTGAGAATGTGGTGGTGCCATTCACCTGCTGGTCAGAAAccagcaccaacaacaacattcATCCTGATGTCTTTTACAGCGCCACAGGATGTCTGCG GAACCTGAGCTGTGCCCAGCAGAAGGAGAGGCAGGCAATGAGAGATTGCCGTGGCCTCATTGACTCCCTCATGAGTTATGTTCAGTCTTGTGTGGCGGAGGAAAACCCTGATGACAAG TCTGTGGAGAACTGTGCATGCATCCTCCATAACTTGACCTTCCAACTGGAAAAAGAGTCCCCTGAGTGCTTCAGCAAGTTCTTACCTAAGACAAATGGGAAACCTGGGGGTAAGAAAAGCCCAACGACTGGATGCTTCAGCCCCAAGAGCAGCAAGGCTCAAAAGGAG TTTTCATTTGATGCGCTGCGGGCAATGCCAGATGAGAGCACCCCATCAGGTGTGAAGTGGTTGAGCCATCCTAAAGCCATGCAGACCTACCTGTCTCTGCTGGGCTCGTCCCAGAAAGATTCCACCCTGGAAGCCTGCTGCGGTGCCCTGCAGAACCTCACTGCCAGCCAGGAACTG GGCTCCAGTGTCATGAGTCAGCTTTTGGTTCAAAAGCTGGGGGCTATGATGCACATGCCAAGTCTTTTAAAGTCTTCCAACAAGAATTTGCAGAAGACCGCCATGTCCCTGCTGGGAAACATGTCTCGGACCAGCAGTTTGCAGAGCTCCATGG CAAAACAGATTCTGCCTGAGCTCAGCGGCCTCCTTTCCTCCGGCCCCTCAAAGTTGGGAAACTCTGACGACACTATAGCAACAGCTTGCAGCACAGCGCGGAGTCTGTTGATGGCGGACCCCGACTTCAGCAAGAAGTTCATCAACAATGAACTGATGTCAGCAATGGCTGATCTCAGCGAGAACag